From the genome of Thermosipho japonicus:
TGTAATTTTTTGTGTAAATACCTCTTCTTGGATGGTAATAAATTAATTAAATTGGATTATAATTCTTAAATTATCTTCATGTGATTTATCGTCTATATTGTAATATGCTTTAATAGTAATTTCTAAAAGTTTTTAATGTGAGTTTTTGAAAAAAACACCTTTTTGCAATTTTTACTGCAAGATTTAACATTATTAAATTAAGAATATATTTTTAGCGTTAGTTTTTAGTATTTGGTTTATTATTGATTATTACAGGTTTTGGAATTTAGTTGCATTAAGAATTATAGACGTATTTTGTGATTTTTTCTTTGAAAAAGATGGATAGTTCGTTTAGGACTTTGCTCCAGTTTCTATATCGAGCTGTCCATCTTTTTGTTGCATCTATTGTTGCTAAATATAATATTTTTAATAACGCATCATCATTTGGAAAAGATGTTTTATTTTTAGTCACTTTTCTATATTGCCTATTCAATGATTCTATTACATTTGTTGTGTACATTATTTTTCTTACTTCATCACCATATTCAAAATATGGCGATATTGTTTCCCAATGTTTTTCCCAACTTTCTAATGCCAATTTATACTTTGTCCATTTATTTTCTTTTAAATCCTGTAGATTTGAGTAGGCTATATCTTTATTGGGTGCTTTATATACTTTTTTAAATCATTTACAAGTTCTTTTCTATCCTTGTAATTAACATATTTTAAAGTATTTCTTATTTGATGTATTATACACCTTTGTACTACAGTATCAGGGAATGCTGCTTTAATTGCTTGAGGAAATCCTGTTAATCCATCTACTGAAGCTATTAATATATCTTTAACTCCTCTATTTTTTAAATCATTTAATACTCTTAACCAGAATTTTGATGATTCTATTTCACCTATGTATATACCAAGCACTTCTTTAAATCCATCAATATTTACACCTATTACAACATATGCTGTCTTTTTAATTATCTCACCATCATCTTTTACTTTAAATACTATCCCATCCATGAAAACAAAAGTGTATATCTCTTCTAATGGTCTGCTTTGCCATTCTCTAATCTCTGGTAATATCTTATTAGTAATTTTACTTATCATTTCAGCTGATAATTCTACACCATATATATCTTCAACATTCTTAGTTATATCTTTCGTACTTAATCCTAAACCATACATCTCTATTATTCTACTTTCAATATCTGAGATATCCCTTTTATACTTTGGTATTATTTTCGGTTCATATACCCCTTTTCTATCTCTGGGAATTTTCAATTCTATCTCACCCATGCTTGATCTTACCTTTTTTGAGCTGTATCCATTTCTGGAGTTATCCGTCTCTTTATTTTCCTTATCGTATTTCTCATATCCTAATTCATCTTCTAATTCCGTTTCTAACATTTCTTGTATTATTGGTCCCATCAATTCTTTAATCTTGTCATATACGTCTTTCATTGTATTTACTTCTGGATCCCTTGCTATTAACTTTGCTAATTTTTCAATGTTACTTTCTTCCTTTTTCTTCTTCTTTACCATTTAAAATACCCCCTTCTTGGTTTTATTTTACCATACCAAGAAGAGGGGTACCTATTTCCTATATTTTTCATTTACACATAATTTTTTATGGTCTCAAGAACGCTAAAGGCACAGATTACATATATGTTACTGGGGCAGCAGTTAACAATGTTAATAGAGACACTCTCTGCTCATCCTAAAATGATTAGACTGATTGACAAATAATTTTTACATTGGCCAGGGTGGACAACTTCAAATAGGATAAGTTGTAATTGTTTCTATTAACACTGCTAACTGCTCCCTAGAACATGTAGGTAACTGTGATTTATCATCTTCTCATAAATTCTTACCCTTGATTTCAAATATACTTTCAACTTTTTTTACATTTCAACAAATCCAGTCACTAGTATACATTATTTGCTATTTACATTCTAATTTAACTTATTTTTACTTTGCCTAGATTCAATTTAATTAAAAGAACAAAAACTTTTGTAGTAATTTTTCGTTTAAAAACAAATAAAAAATATATTTTGAGTTATAATGGCTAACTTTAAAACACAAGTTAAAAACATTAATATTATCAAATGAATTGTTACTACACAACTTTCAAGTCATCCAAGATAACTTCAATATTTCTTAAAAACTAAGCATCTAATTAATTTAAAAATACCCCATCCTTTTTCATCCTGGATGGGGTATACAATAACACATTTCTTTATTGTCTTAATATAGACAATCATTAACCTATAGAAACTATCTCTACTTCAAACACTAAGTTTTTCCCTGCAAGTGGATGATTTGCATCTAAATAAGCCATGTCATCTTTTATATCACTTACTCTAACAACAAAGCTACTACCATCTGGTTGATGAACTTCCAACAAATGATCCACCGCAACATCTTCTGGAAGCTTTGACTTTTCAACTGGAAAAATAAGATCTTCTCTATAAGGCCCATATGCCTTTTCAAAAGGAACATTGATTGTCTTTTTTTCTCCAACTTCCATACCCATCAAACCTTCTTCAAATCCTGGAATAACTTGGTTCATACCAACTACAAATTCTAATGGCTCTTTCCCAACTGAACTGTCAAAAACTTCTCCGTCCTCAAATTTTCCGACATAATGGACTTTAACTTTGTCTCCACTTTTAATACCCATGAATATCACCTCACAAAATTTAATACAATTCCATTATACACTATATAGAAAAAAACACAAATTTAATCTTTTATCTTAAAAAACAAACTCATCAAAAGCAGGATTACCCCTAAAATTGATATTGCTTGTCCAACTCCAAATTTATCTGCAAAAAAACCTAAGACAATCGAAAAAACTGCCGTTAGTAATGTTTTAGTTTGTGATTCAACCGACAAAACTGAGGCAAGAGCATCAGATTCAACATTGTCTCCTACATAAGAAACTGCTATTGGACGTCTTAAATTCTCTAGCACGTACAAAACAATGAAAATCAAAATAGAAATTATATAGAAATTAAAAATATAACTTACTCCCGCAAAAATTACTGATAATGCACCTACAAATAATGTCAAATTTAAAGCAAATGAAGAACTTTTCTTTCCAATCTTCCATGAATTTTTAGAGGCATATGAAGTTAAAAGGTAAAGGAAAAAGTACACAATACCAATTACAATGGAAGATCTCTTTTTATCATCTAACCACACAAATATTGGAATTGACAATGCAAATGATTCCAAAATAGGTTGCAAATAATCTTTCAGACTTTTGAAGATAGCAGAATAACTAGATGTATTTAAAAGTATTTTTAAAACCCTCCAGCTTGCAACAGCATCTATAAAGTCTTTTAAAGTTTGTTTTTTTGTCTTTTTTTTCTCAGCTTTATCAAGTTCATTAGGATAAGTTGCAAGGTTGATCAAATTCAATACATAAGGAAGAATTGCAATAAAAAACACTGTTCTATAATTTCCACTTACAAAAACAATTGACGCAGCAATAAGAGAATTAAGTGCTGAGCCAAGTTGGGAAGCTGCTCTTGTTGCACCATAATATTGAACCTTTAAATCATACATACCATTAAGTTTTAAATATTGAAAAATCATGGCTTTGTGAGTTCCTGTCCTAAAAGCGTCTCCAAAAGAAAAAAAGATCATTGCAAGTATGAACAAATAAAATGATCTTGAAAAATAAAAAATCAAAAAGGAAACGATATATGATATCATAGAAAAAATCATAGATTTTTTTCGCCCATACAAATCTGCAACCACACCAGTTGGAATTTCTAAAATGTTAGTTGCAATGCTTTTAATTGAATAAAGAACTCCAATTTGAAGATAGCTAAGACCAGAAGAAAGAAAAAACAGTATTAAAAAAGGTTCAAAAAAACGCAAATTTTTAAAAAAACCATACATTTGAAATTTCCTAAACTGTTTATCCTTTTTTATCATTTACATGCACCTCACAAAATATTGGATCATAATCTAGTCCCAACTTCTTTGCAAATGCTCTACAACCACCAAAGCAACTGTTAAAATAAGGGCAACTTTTGCAACTTGCGATCAAATCATCAGGAT
Proteins encoded in this window:
- a CDS encoding FKBP-type peptidyl-prolyl cis-trans isomerase, whose protein sequence is MGIKSGDKVKVHYVGKFEDGEVFDSSVGKEPLEFVVGMNQVIPGFEEGLMGMEVGEKKTINVPFEKAYGPYREDLIFPVEKSKLPEDVAVDHLLEVHQPDGSSFVVRVSDIKDDMAYLDANHPLAGKNLVFEVEIVSIG
- a CDS encoding MFS transporter, with the translated sequence MIKKDKQFRKFQMYGFFKNLRFFEPFLILFFLSSGLSYLQIGVLYSIKSIATNILEIPTGVVADLYGRKKSMIFSMISYIVSFLIFYFSRSFYLFILAMIFFSFGDAFRTGTHKAMIFQYLKLNGMYDLKVQYYGATRAASQLGSALNSLIAASIVFVSGNYRTVFFIAILPYVLNLINLATYPNELDKAEKKKTKKQTLKDFIDAVASWRVLKILLNTSSYSAIFKSLKDYLQPILESFALSIPIFVWLDDKKRSSIVIGIVYFFLYLLTSYASKNSWKIGKKSSSFALNLTLFVGALSVIFAGVSYIFNFYIISILIFIVLYVLENLRRPIAVSYVGDNVESDALASVLSVESQTKTLLTAVFSIVLGFFADKFGVGQAISILGVILLLMSLFFKIKD